A region of Salvia splendens isolate huo1 chromosome 17, SspV2, whole genome shotgun sequence DNA encodes the following proteins:
- the LOC121774243 gene encoding protein MAIN-LIKE 1-like, whose product MATSSSTGHLLYGPEDPSVLNMQKNHISNKLMKGGTTQVFKVRRTESKTWDAVIHENVRYWLDVFGFKGVIDCGKPMKVDNELITALIERWRPETHTFHLPIGETTITLASFSRVVTIMTTFQIGPASAAICWDEYQILPQRQSKAVC is encoded by the coding sequence ATGGCGACTTCAAGTTCTACTGGACATTTATTGTATGGACCCGAAGACCCGTCCGTGttaaatatgcaaaaaaatcacatttcaaataaactgaTGAAAGGGGGAACAACCCAAGTATTTAAAGTCCGAAGGACTGAAAGTAAGACTTGGGACGCCGTGATTCACGAGAATGTAAGATATTGGCTTGACGtctttggtttcaaaggcgtgatCGATTGTGGGAAGCCAATGAAGGTCGACAATGAGCTGATCACGGCGttgattgagcgttggaggccggAGACACACACATTCCATCTACCGATCGGTGAGACGACGATCACCTTGGCGTCGTTTTCACGGGTCGTGACTATCATGACAACTTTCCAGATTGGACCAGCAAGTGCCGCGATCTGTTGGGATGAATACCAGATTCTTCCACAGAGACAAAGCAAGGCGGTTTGCTGA
- the LOC121773772 gene encoding serine/threonine-protein phosphatase 7 long form homolog: protein MPTLRPAFIGPKVHEPYTPCGARWRGTTQIGNAPRHSVEHYRDQLSLIRPGQFIWTPYAPFTLPDYCNDVNGCSLCETYLVCWAYVEAHEPGRVRRQFNRYQDIPQSVDRMLRNADHLGKTDRRGKKGNNWANTHQFYIGEWDMRFERFQAAQYAASMSMDIPMNPGYMAWYNRITVTYMTQPGTRATTGMNESAASMRLFVEGFQQVFHLTTEDEMDPRVRQIQEIVKNVLESTNNTDVMEYPASQHQDVVMPYEPEVVPRRRGVPGVRTGGHGYTKQFRMSQPVPDYVAPETQYQVHDPPQWYSYPAHESQSQWERPQYSPSQPEPDWHRRPYSQSQDAPQWSGARASVDSFFQNYQVVPPVQAEEEDDDEGVEEDDNIVEAHEEEDVQSICIQPRPAAEGSSRGGVGKLVSKVYKRLSSRKNKGVEPSKYTQSAYK from the exons atgcccacattgaggCCTGCGTTCATAGGACCAAAGGTGCACGAGCCATATACACCATGTGGCGCCAG GTGGAGAGGAACAACGCAGATAGGAAATGCTCCAAGACACTCGGTTGAGCATTACCGTGACCAATTATCTCTGATTAGACCTGGCCAG TTTATCTGGACGCCGTACGCACCTTTCACACTGCCTGACTACTGCAATGATGTGAATGGATGCTCTTTGTGCGAAACCTACTTGGTATGTTGGGCCTATGTCGAGGCCCATGAGCCTGGAAGAGTACGCCGACAGTTCAATCGGTACCAGGATATACCGCAGTCCGTAGACAGGATGCTAAGGAACGCCGATCATTTGGGCAAAACTGATCGGCGTGGCAAGAAAGGCAACAACTGGGCAAACACGCATCAGTTCTACATTGGGGAGTGGGACATGAGGTTCGAAAGGTTCCAAGCTGCCCAGTATGCCGCATCGATGTCCATGGATATCCCCATGAACCCGGGGTATATGGCGTGGTATAACAGGATTACCGTGACGTACATGACTCAGCCGGGGACACGGGCCACTACTGGGATGAACGAGTCGGCTGCTTCGATGAGACTATTT GTTGAGGGGTTTCAGCAGGTTTTCCATTTAACTACGGAAGACGAAATGGACCCACGAGTGCGCCAGATTCAGGAAATTGTTAAGAATGTCCTCGAATCTACGAACAACACGGATGTCATGGAGTACCCCGCTTCTCAACATCAGGATGTGGTCATGCCTTATGAACCAGAAGTAGTTCCACGGCGTCGTGGAGTGCCTGGTGTTCGGACTGGGGGACACGGCTACACAAAGCAGTTCAGGATGTCCCAGCCGGTGCCCGATTATGTAGCACCAGAGACGCAGTATCAAGTGCATGACCCACCCCAGTGGTATTCATACCCGGCGCATGAGTCACAGTCACAGTGGGAGCGTCCCCAGTATTCTCCTAGCCAGCCTGAGCCCGATTGGCATCGTCGCCCATATTCACAAAGCCAGGACGCGCCGCAATGGAGTGGGGCCCGAGCCTCGGTCGATTCATTCTTCCAGAATTATCAGGTAGTGCCTCCTGTACAAGCTGAAGAAGAGGATGATGATGAAGGAGTAGAAGAAGATGACAACATTGTCGAGGCACATGAGGAAGAAGACGTTCAGAGCATCTGTATCCAACCTCGACCTGCTGCAGAGGGTTCATCACGAGGCGGGGTTGGGAAGCTCGTGAGCAAAGTGTACAAGAGATTGTCCTCCAGGAAGAATAAGGGGGTTGAACCGTCAAAATATACTCAATCAGCGTATAAGTAG